In candidate division Zixibacteria bacterium HGW-Zixibacteria-1, the genomic window GGAACAAATTAATATGAGAATTGTTAGAAGACCAGAAATGATAAATTAAATTTAAGAAAGGAAAGAAATGAGCAAACCGGTCGAGATTAGTGACGCTACTTTTGATTCTGAAGTAATAAAATCAGAGGTTCCGGTTATTGTCGATTTCTGGGCGCCCTGGTGCGGTCCGTGCAAAATGATTGCGCCTATCCTGGAGGAAATTGCAAAGGACTACAACGGAAAGGTTAAAGTAGCCAAGATGGATGTTGATACCAATACACAGATAGCCAGCCAGTACAAAATTATGTCGATACCTTCGCTCTTGATATTCAAGGATGGCAAACTGGTGGACCAGGTTGTCGGCGCCCTTCCCAAGGCTCAATTACTTAACCATTTGACAAAGGTCATTGGCTGATATGCCGGCTTACGGCGAAAATTCGGGAGGATGGAAAAACCCATCATCGGAAGATATCAGAAAATTACTGGATAATTCCGGGACCATTGCCGTGGTGGGTTTGTCCTCCAACCCGGAACGCCCCAGTTTTCGAGTGGGCGGTTATTTGGTACAGAAGGGGTATCGGGTGATTCCGATCAACCCCGGT contains:
- the trxA gene encoding thioredoxin; protein product: MSKPVEISDATFDSEVIKSEVPVIVDFWAPWCGPCKMIAPILEEIAKDYNGKVKVAKMDVDTNTQIASQYKIMSIPSLLIFKDGKLVDQVVGALPKAQLLNHLTKVIG